AATATGGAGCTGGTTCTTGACCGTAACTTGAGCGACCGAAGGGTCTATCCGGCCATTGATATCAATCGCACCGGGACCAGGCGGGAAGAGAAGCTCCTCACCCGGAAAGACCTCGCGCGCATCTGGATTTTGCGTCGGTTGCTCAACGACATGAGTGTCGTGGAGGCTATGGAATTCCTGCTGGACCGCCTCCAGCGAACGAAATCGAATCGCGAATTCCTCGATGCTATGAGTGACTAAGTCTGGCAATGTGTTGAAAAATGAGAGGGCTGCATGGTGGTTACACCTTCGGCTGAGACGGCCCGCGCAATCTGTGTAAGGTTCCATACTGACCATCCCATTATAGCAACCCCATACCAGCTAAAGGGAGTCATCATCCGGGATTACTCCGATCACCCAATCGTACCTTTCATCGACGGGGCATATCGGGGGCAGGTGCGTTATCCCCGGGTTCAGGTGAAAGTGTTACGCAACCAGCTGTGCATTTTCGGTCTGGGGGAGGGATATGACGTTGTCCATGCTTTCAAACAGCAGCTGAAATCATTTCAGATCGAGGACCAGACCTACCATGTCATGGAAGTAGACGCGCCTGAGAGTACGCTACAGCTCGATCACCAACCCGACAATTTTCTGCGCTATAAATTCATCACCCCCTGGGTAGCCCTCAACCAGCGTTCCCTGGCGATGTACCAAGCCCTGCTGCCCAAGGAGCGGGCGGCCTTTCTTAACCGCCTTTTGGTACAGAACCTGCTTTTTATTGCCCGGGAACTCGGATTT
This DNA window, taken from Candidatus Neomarinimicrobiota bacterium, encodes the following:
- a CDS encoding CRISPR-associated endonuclease Cas6 → MVVTPSAETARAICVRFHTDHPIIATPYQLKGVIIRDYSDHPIVPFIDGAYRGQVRYPRVQVKVLRNQLCIFGLGEGYDVVHAFKQQLKSFQIEDQTYHVMEVDAPESTLQLDHQPDNFLRYKFITPWVALNQRSLAMYQALLPKERAAFLNRLLVQNLLFIARELGFNISYTVSARVKLQSLTPRIVEDQGSGSFKGYFTCNMTLPDYLGLGNGITKGLGTIVQI
- the rho gene encoding transcription termination factor Rho (An RNA-DNA helicase that actively releases nascent mRNAs from paused transcription complexes); the protein is NMELVLDRNLSDRRVYPAIDINRTGTRREEKLLTRKDLARIWILRRLLNDMSVVEAMEFLLDRLQRTKSNREFLDAMSD